In one Lysobacter alkalisoli genomic region, the following are encoded:
- a CDS encoding lipoprotein N-acyltransferase Lnb domain-containing protein, with the protein MLERGLAALLTLLLLVLSAAPALADDGTPPPRIGIVTMQPGEIFFERFGHNAVLVEDPRTGEALSYNYGFFDPDEPDFITRFMRGDMQYQLVALPFARDLAYYERVGRGASIQWLDLSAGQARNLADALASNARPENARYRYDYFLDNCSTRVRDAIDLALDGGLQRQLEGRSHGTSFRSEALRLASPDPLMWLGFDIGLGPAADMPQPLWNESFVPMRLETALRGVRNDATGQPLVKAEQPLLPQLLPPEPAEQALAWWPWALAGIALGIALVWLGRRRPRLTAGIALPFWLLCSVLGALMLFIWFGTEHRFGWANRNLLLFSPLCWLLLPGGWQLLRRRRPGRWFDILLVMVAALPVAALFFYWLQVQPQRNLHWIVLLWPIHIGLLAGLRRSGTSHSYGPAI; encoded by the coding sequence ATGCTTGAGCGCGGACTGGCAGCGCTGCTGACGCTGCTGCTGCTGGTCTTGTCCGCGGCTCCCGCCCTCGCCGACGACGGCACTCCGCCACCGCGCATCGGCATCGTCACGATGCAGCCGGGCGAGATCTTCTTCGAGCGCTTCGGCCACAACGCCGTACTGGTCGAGGACCCGCGCACCGGCGAAGCACTGTCGTACAACTACGGCTTCTTCGATCCCGACGAGCCTGACTTCATCACCCGCTTCATGCGCGGCGACATGCAATACCAGCTGGTCGCGTTGCCGTTCGCGCGGGATCTGGCCTATTACGAACGGGTTGGCCGCGGGGCCTCGATCCAATGGCTGGACCTGAGCGCCGGACAGGCACGGAACCTGGCCGATGCCCTGGCCAGCAACGCCCGTCCGGAGAACGCGCGCTACCGTTACGACTACTTCCTCGACAATTGCTCGACCCGGGTCCGCGACGCGATCGACCTCGCGCTGGACGGCGGTCTGCAACGACAGCTGGAAGGCCGCTCGCACGGCACCAGCTTCCGCAGCGAGGCGTTGCGGCTGGCCTCGCCGGATCCGTTGATGTGGCTGGGCTTCGACATCGGCCTGGGCCCTGCTGCCGACATGCCGCAACCCTTGTGGAACGAGTCCTTCGTACCGATGCGGCTGGAAACCGCTCTGCGTGGAGTCCGCAACGACGCCACCGGCCAGCCGCTGGTGAAGGCCGAACAGCCCCTGCTGCCACAGTTGTTGCCACCGGAGCCGGCCGAACAGGCGCTGGCCTGGTGGCCGTGGGCGCTGGCCGGCATCGCGTTGGGCATCGCCCTGGTCTGGCTCGGTCGTCGCCGTCCGCGCCTGACGGCCGGCATCGCGTTGCCGTTCTGGCTGCTGTGCAGCGTGCTGGGCGCATTGATGCTGTTCATCTGGTTCGGCACCGAGCACCGTTTCGGCTGGGCCAACCGCAACCTGCTGTTGTTCAGCCCGCTGTGCTGGCTGTTGCTGCCGGGCGGCTGGCAACTGCTGCGCCGACGCAGGCCCGGCCGGTGGTTCGATATCCTGCTGGTGATGGTGGCGGCGCTGCCGGTGGCCGCGCTGTTCTTCTACTGGCTACAGGTACAACCGCAGCGCAACCTGCACTGGATCGTATTGTTGTGGCCGATCCACATCGGTCTGCTGGCCGGACTGCGGCGCTCTGGAACATCACACTCATACGGCCCAGCCATATGA
- a CDS encoding cory-CC-star protein has translation MATKGPRDEKSSLERFAAGLQEFYVAPYRRSFARARRDEDDLFMLLVFAETLGVPNPAACYTMELMPVLYERFHDWHRRMGMERSPLDHIGCC, from the coding sequence ATGGCGACCAAGGGCCCGCGCGACGAAAAGTCGTCGCTGGAGCGGTTCGCCGCGGGCCTGCAGGAGTTCTACGTCGCGCCGTACCGGCGCAGCTTCGCCCGCGCCCGGCGCGACGAGGACGACCTGTTCATGTTGCTGGTGTTCGCCGAGACCCTCGGCGTGCCCAACCCGGCCGCCTGCTACACGATGGAACTGATGCCGGTGCTGTACGAACGCTTCCACGACTGGCACCGGCGCATGGGCATGGAGCGTTCGCCGCTGGACCATATCGGTTGCTGCTGA
- a CDS encoding ArsA family ATPase: MLTDLARSRRVLFIGGKGGVGKTTVAAATALAAANAGRRVLLVSTDPAHNLGHLWGREVGAQARRLAPNLDGLELDPEQTINAHLQEVGAALRRLMPEHLAGEVDKHMALSRETPGMHEAALLERIAELVEHGLDAPGSGGHDLLVFDTAPSGHTARLMALPELMSAWVDGMLHRQARSRHFGEVLRNLGRDDSVGEQILGGHGERHAARESEGETRDDRIRSLLHRRRHRFEHLREVLADGERTAFVIVLTAERLPVLETIELHGQLVRAGVSVGGLVVNKRSPDDAGEFLAARARIEAGHLNELRTALPDLPLLQLPLLPGEPVGHEALEAFAARLMPCE; encoded by the coding sequence ATGTTGACTGACCTGGCGCGATCGCGCCGCGTGCTGTTCATCGGCGGCAAGGGCGGCGTCGGCAAGACCACGGTGGCCGCGGCCACCGCGCTCGCTGCGGCCAATGCCGGCCGGCGTGTATTGCTGGTCTCGACCGACCCCGCGCACAACCTCGGTCACCTGTGGGGACGGGAAGTTGGAGCGCAGGCGAGGCGGCTTGCGCCCAACCTCGACGGACTCGAGCTCGATCCGGAGCAGACGATCAATGCGCACCTGCAGGAAGTCGGCGCCGCGCTGCGCCGGCTGATGCCCGAACACCTGGCCGGTGAGGTCGACAAGCACATGGCGCTGTCGCGAGAAACGCCGGGCATGCACGAAGCCGCCTTGCTGGAGCGTATCGCCGAACTGGTCGAACATGGGCTCGATGCCCCGGGTTCTGGAGGACATGACCTGCTGGTGTTCGACACCGCGCCGTCCGGCCATACCGCCCGCCTGATGGCACTGCCGGAGCTGATGTCGGCCTGGGTCGACGGCATGCTGCACCGGCAGGCGCGCAGCCGGCATTTCGGCGAGGTGTTGCGTAACCTGGGTCGTGACGACAGCGTCGGAGAGCAGATCCTGGGCGGACACGGCGAACGCCATGCCGCGCGTGAGAGCGAGGGCGAAACCCGCGACGATCGCATCCGCAGCCTGCTGCATCGCCGCCGTCACCGTTTCGAGCATCTGCGCGAGGTGCTTGCCGATGGCGAGCGCACCGCCTTCGTCATCGTGCTCACCGCCGAGCGGCTGCCGGTGTTGGAGACCATCGAATTGCATGGGCAGCTGGTGCGGGCCGGGGTCAGTGTCGGCGGACTGGTGGTGAACAAGCGTTCGCCGGACGATGCCGGCGAGTTCCTCGCAGCCCGCGCCCGGATCGAGGCCGGTCATCTGAACGAACTGCGCACCGCGTTGCCCGACCTGCCATTGCTGCAACTGCCACTGCTGCCCGGCGAGCCGGTCGGCCACGAGGCGCTGGAGGCGTTTGCCGCGCGACTAATGCCCTGCGAGTGA
- a CDS encoding DUF819 family protein, translated as MAIVTDPAASTALISNDIVVFGLIAATLGLIFWLASGPTPFWKKVFAWVPALLLCYFIPAFYNTAGLIDGENSALYNPVASRVLLPAALVLLTLSIDLKGILKLGPRLLFVYCMATVGIVLGAIVSFQVMAWVWPSAVAGDTWKGMAALAGSWIGGGANMVAMREVYQVDATLFGQFAVVDVAIASMLLATWLFLANRSAQIDARSGADTSAIDDMKARISAYEAANARIPALTDLMVIIGVGFGIVGLAHAVAAPVAAWFADNVAAAPQFSLDSSFVWVVLLATAGGLGLSFTRARKLENAGASRVGTVCLYFLIASIGMQMDFTKLFDRPELILIGLIWMLVHVGVLWFSARLVKAPLFFMAVGSQGNVGAAASAPVVAAAFHPTLAPVGVLLGTVGYATGTVVAYWLGQLLRVMAGA; from the coding sequence ATGGCCATCGTCACCGATCCCGCCGCCAGCACCGCGCTGATCAGCAACGACATCGTCGTGTTCGGCCTCATTGCGGCCACGCTTGGCCTGATTTTCTGGCTTGCCAGCGGACCGACACCGTTCTGGAAGAAGGTGTTCGCATGGGTGCCGGCGTTGTTGCTGTGCTACTTCATCCCCGCGTTCTACAACACGGCCGGCCTGATCGACGGTGAGAACAGTGCGCTGTACAACCCGGTGGCCAGTCGCGTGCTGCTGCCGGCGGCACTGGTGCTGTTGACGCTGTCGATCGATCTGAAGGGAATCCTGAAGTTGGGGCCTCGGCTGCTGTTCGTCTATTGCATGGCGACGGTGGGAATCGTGCTGGGCGCGATCGTGTCGTTCCAGGTGATGGCATGGGTATGGCCATCGGCGGTCGCGGGCGATACCTGGAAGGGCATGGCGGCCCTTGCCGGCAGCTGGATCGGTGGCGGCGCCAACATGGTCGCGATGCGCGAGGTCTACCAGGTGGATGCGACGCTGTTCGGCCAGTTTGCCGTGGTCGACGTGGCGATCGCCAGCATGTTGCTGGCGACATGGCTGTTCCTGGCCAACCGCTCGGCACAGATCGATGCCCGTAGCGGTGCCGACACTTCTGCCATCGACGACATGAAGGCGCGCATCTCCGCCTATGAGGCGGCCAACGCGCGGATTCCGGCATTGACCGACCTGATGGTCATCATAGGCGTCGGCTTCGGCATCGTGGGCCTGGCGCATGCCGTCGCCGCACCGGTTGCTGCCTGGTTCGCCGACAATGTCGCCGCGGCGCCGCAGTTCAGCCTGGACTCCTCGTTCGTCTGGGTCGTGCTGCTGGCGACGGCGGGAGGGCTGGGCCTCAGCTTCACGCGGGCCCGGAAGCTGGAGAACGCAGGGGCATCCAGGGTCGGTACTGTCTGTCTGTATTTCCTGATCGCTTCCATCGGCATGCAGATGGATTTCACCAAGCTGTTCGACCGGCCCGAGTTGATCCTCATCGGACTGATCTGGATGCTGGTGCACGTGGGGGTGCTCTGGTTCTCGGCAAGACTCGTCAAGGCGCCATTGTTCTTCATGGCGGTGGGTTCGCAGGGCAACGTCGGCGCGGCCGCCTCGGCGCCGGTGGTCGCGGCCGCATTCCACCCCACGCTCGCACCAGTGGGCGTGCTGCTGGGCACGGTCGGCTACGCGACGGGGACGGTCGTCGCCTATTGGCTCGGCCAGCTTCTGAGGGTGATGGCAGGCGCGTAG
- a CDS encoding ankyrin repeat domain-containing protein — protein MRKAVSVLAALAASLVMVSCTPGSNGAKEQIRMSASMKEASIPFHDPATKPLAAAVATGDVNRIRDLASSHDLSVRGEDGVTLLEWAIWNQQPDALAALLEAGADPAQAGTDQETVAHMAAMVEDPQYLQILIGHGAPVDTVSPRAGWTPIFRAVQSRRTPQVDLLVQAGADLQRKDSMGNTLLHVAANVNDAERVLGLLEAGIDPNATNNRGETFQTALFAGSDARLNAQARAERQKVRDWLAAHGVATP, from the coding sequence ATGCGTAAAGCTGTCTCCGTACTGGCGGCGCTCGCCGCCTCCCTCGTCATGGTTTCATGCACCCCAGGATCGAACGGTGCCAAGGAGCAAATTCGCATGTCCGCATCCATGAAGGAAGCCAGCATCCCGTTCCACGACCCCGCGACCAAACCACTGGCTGCTGCCGTGGCCACCGGAGACGTCAACCGTATCCGGGACCTGGCGTCTTCCCACGACCTGTCGGTACGGGGCGAGGATGGCGTCACCCTGCTCGAATGGGCGATATGGAATCAGCAGCCGGACGCACTGGCGGCCCTGCTCGAGGCCGGTGCCGACCCTGCGCAAGCGGGAACCGACCAGGAGACCGTGGCGCATATGGCCGCGATGGTGGAGGATCCGCAGTACCTGCAGATCCTGATCGGCCATGGCGCTCCCGTCGACACGGTCAGTCCGCGTGCCGGCTGGACGCCGATCTTCCGCGCCGTACAAAGCCGCCGCACTCCCCAGGTGGACCTGCTGGTACAGGCCGGTGCCGACCTGCAGCGCAAGGACTCCATGGGCAACACACTGCTGCATGTGGCGGCCAACGTGAACGACGCCGAACGCGTACTGGGGCTGCTCGAAGCCGGCATCGACCCCAATGCCACCAACAACCGTGGCGAGACCTTCCAGACGGCGCTGTTCGCCGGGTCCGACGCCCGTCTCAATGCGCAAGCCCGCGCTGAACGACAGAAGGTACGCGACTGGCTTGCGGCGCACGGCGTCGCCACTCCCTGA
- the ybeY gene encoding rRNA maturation RNase YbeY, with protein MTKGPVRLDVTVNYGLPRTGIPAAVSFRKWVAAALEGRIREADLAIRIVDAREGRALNRHYRGKDYATNVLSFPAEVPEGLPKNVKFPLLGDLVICAPVLAREAREQKKPLAAHYAHMTVHGTLHLLGWNHEDEREAECMELLEREILASLGIADPYLAP; from the coding sequence ATGACCAAAGGTCCCGTCCGCCTCGACGTCACCGTCAACTACGGCCTGCCACGCACCGGCATCCCGGCGGCGGTAAGTTTCCGCAAATGGGTGGCTGCAGCGCTGGAGGGCCGCATCCGCGAGGCCGACCTGGCGATCCGCATCGTCGACGCGCGCGAGGGCCGCGCGCTCAACCGCCATTACCGCGGCAAGGACTACGCGACCAACGTGCTCAGCTTCCCGGCCGAGGTACCGGAAGGCCTGCCGAAGAACGTGAAGTTTCCCCTGCTCGGCGACCTGGTGATCTGCGCCCCGGTGCTCGCCCGCGAAGCGCGCGAGCAGAAGAAGCCGCTCGCCGCCCATTACGCCCACATGACCGTCCATGGCACCCTGCACCTGCTGGGCTGGAACCACGAGGACGAGCGCGAGGCCGAGTGCATGGAACTGCTCGAACGCGAGATCCTGGCCTCGCTGGGGATCGCCGACCCCTATCTGGCCCCCTGA
- a CDS encoding HlyC/CorC family transporter, whose product MSEDDSSSFPAAESGDRHHEKPQEGKPSEKRRSWLERISSALSGEPTSREDLVELLRDAQADGLIAADTLAMMEGAISVSDLSVGDVMIPRSQMVALMADAPLMELMKDVVESGHSRFPVHGEDKDDVLGILLAKDLLRAVTAAEDGAPEDSRIGIHELLRPAVLIPESKRLDVLLREFRTSRNHMAIVIDEYGGVAGLVTIEDVLEQIVGEIDDEHDDAEDTDALIAAQADGQYVVDALTPIDDFNERFGADFDDDEYDTIGGLIIAAIGHLPEAGEELTLGRFVFRVSSADARRVHAFHVGVLGDA is encoded by the coding sequence ATGTCCGAGGACGACAGTAGTAGCTTCCCCGCCGCCGAATCCGGCGACCGCCATCACGAGAAGCCGCAGGAGGGCAAACCTTCCGAAAAACGGCGCTCCTGGCTCGAACGCATCAGCTCGGCCCTGTCGGGCGAACCGACCTCCCGCGAGGACCTGGTCGAGTTGCTCCGTGACGCCCAGGCCGACGGTCTGATCGCGGCCGACACCCTGGCCATGATGGAAGGCGCGATCAGCGTCTCCGACCTGAGCGTGGGCGACGTGATGATCCCCCGCTCGCAGATGGTCGCCCTGATGGCTGACGCACCGCTGATGGAATTGATGAAGGACGTGGTCGAATCCGGCCATTCGCGCTTCCCGGTGCATGGCGAGGACAAGGACGATGTCCTCGGCATCCTGCTGGCCAAGGACCTGCTGCGTGCGGTGACCGCGGCCGAAGACGGCGCGCCCGAGGACAGCCGGATCGGCATCCACGAACTGTTGCGACCTGCGGTACTGATCCCCGAATCCAAGCGCCTGGACGTGCTGTTGCGCGAGTTCCGAACCAGCCGCAACCACATGGCGATCGTGATAGACGAGTACGGCGGCGTCGCCGGTCTGGTCACGATCGAGGACGTGCTGGAACAGATCGTCGGCGAGATCGACGACGAGCACGACGATGCCGAGGACACCGACGCGCTGATCGCCGCCCAGGCCGACGGCCAGTACGTGGTCGATGCGTTGACCCCGATCGACGATTTCAACGAACGCTTCGGCGCCGACTTCGACGACGACGAGTACGACACCATCGGCGGCCTGATCATCGCCGCGATCGGCCACCTGCCCGAGGCCGGCGAGGAGCTGACCCTGGGCCGGTTCGTGTTCCGGGTATCGAGCGCCGATGCGCGCCGGGTGCATGCCTTCCACGTAGGTGTGCTGGGCGATGCTTGA
- a CDS encoding PhoH family protein yields MNDTVSRTTASEFALDPADAERLANLAGPFDGHLRMLELRLGVEIANRGNIFRISGPKDAVPRAEKLVHALWNDAASETLDEGAIHLRLTEAGADRIGQDYHPQDVTIRVKRGTVRGRGANQQKYLHTIAINDINFGIGPAGTGKTFLAVASAVEALNEGRVHRLILVRPAVEAGEKLGFLPGDLTQKVDPYLRPLYDALYEMLGVEKVIKLLEKNVIEIAPLAYMRGRTLNDAFVILDEAQNTSIEQMKMFLTRIGFGSTAVVTGDMTQIDLPRHQKSGLKDAVEVLRGVDGISFTFFESRDVVRHPLVARIVNAYDARDATDKETGPQG; encoded by the coding sequence TTGAACGACACTGTCTCGCGGACCACCGCGTCCGAATTCGCCCTTGATCCCGCCGACGCCGAACGCCTGGCCAATCTCGCCGGCCCGTTCGACGGCCACCTGCGCATGCTCGAACTGCGGCTCGGGGTGGAGATCGCCAACCGCGGCAACATCTTCCGCATCAGCGGTCCCAAGGATGCGGTGCCGCGCGCGGAAAAGCTGGTGCACGCACTGTGGAACGATGCGGCCAGCGAGACCCTCGACGAGGGCGCCATCCATCTCCGCCTCACCGAAGCCGGCGCCGACCGCATCGGGCAGGACTACCACCCCCAGGACGTCACCATCCGGGTCAAGCGCGGCACTGTGCGCGGACGCGGCGCCAACCAGCAGAAGTACCTGCACACGATCGCGATCAACGACATCAATTTCGGCATCGGCCCGGCCGGCACCGGCAAGACCTTCCTCGCCGTCGCCAGCGCAGTCGAGGCACTCAACGAGGGGCGCGTACACCGGCTGATCCTGGTCCGGCCGGCAGTCGAGGCCGGCGAAAAGCTCGGCTTCCTGCCCGGCGACCTGACCCAGAAGGTCGACCCCTACCTGCGCCCGCTCTACGACGCGCTGTACGAGATGCTCGGCGTGGAGAAGGTCATCAAGCTGCTGGAGAAGAATGTCATCGAGATCGCGCCGCTGGCCTACATGCGCGGGCGCACCCTCAACGACGCCTTCGTGATCCTCGACGAGGCGCAGAACACCTCGATCGAACAGATGAAGATGTTCCTGACCCGGATCGGCTTCGGCAGCACCGCTGTGGTCACCGGCGACATGACCCAGATCGACCTGCCACGACACCAGAAGTCGGGCCTGAAGGACGCAGTGGAAGTGCTGCGCGGCGTCGACGGCATCTCGTTCACCTTCTTCGAATCGCGCGATGTGGTGCGCCACCCGCTGGTCGCACGCATCGTCAACGCCTACGATGCACGTGACGCCACCGACAAGGAAACCGGCCCACAAGGCTGA
- a CDS encoding carbon starvation CstA family protein has product MSSIALMIVGLATMAAGFFFYSKFIAEKIYRLDPNFRTPAHELRDDIDFVPTNKFVLWGHHFTSVAGAAPIVGPAIAVIWGWLPAFLWVTLGTVFFAGVHDFGALWASVRNKGKSIGTLTGTVIGNRARNLFLVVIFLLLLMVNAAFAVVISNLLVANPASVIPTWGAIIVALCIGQAIYRFKVSLFWPSIIGVVVLYSLIFLGQSYPITLPESVLGLGPKAQWIILLFSYAGIASLLPVWVLLQPRDYINGLQLFVGLGLVYAAVLFSAPEIVAPAINHDVPAGTPGIVPLLFVTIACGAISGFHGLVASGTSSKQLDKETDARFVGYFGAVGEGMLALAAIIACTAGFATLGEWQGVYEKFGSGGVVAFVNGGGQILANGLGLDSGLGSTILSVMAILFAATTMDTGLRLQRYVVQEAAEIAGIKPMQKGWIATLIALGFCLALAFGAGGDGSGGMVIWPLFGTTNQLLAGLTLSILSVILIKLRRPAWFTAIPLVFLLVMSVLALLVQLKQFYEAENWLLLGMDIVILVAALWVALEAAMAMARGAEGTATVTEGGSR; this is encoded by the coding sequence GTGAGTTCCATCGCTCTGATGATCGTCGGTCTCGCCACCATGGCGGCCGGCTTCTTTTTCTACTCAAAGTTCATTGCCGAGAAGATCTACCGGCTCGACCCCAACTTCCGGACGCCCGCGCACGAACTGCGCGATGACATCGATTTCGTTCCGACCAACAAGTTCGTGCTGTGGGGCCACCATTTCACCTCGGTCGCGGGCGCGGCGCCGATCGTCGGCCCGGCCATCGCGGTGATCTGGGGCTGGCTGCCGGCATTCCTGTGGGTCACGCTAGGCACCGTGTTCTTCGCCGGCGTGCACGACTTCGGTGCGTTGTGGGCCAGCGTGCGCAACAAGGGCAAGTCGATCGGTACCCTGACCGGCACGGTGATCGGCAACCGTGCCCGCAACCTGTTCCTGGTCGTCATCTTCCTGCTGCTGCTGATGGTCAATGCCGCGTTCGCGGTGGTGATCTCCAACCTGCTGGTAGCCAACCCGGCTTCGGTGATCCCGACCTGGGGCGCGATCATCGTGGCGCTGTGCATCGGCCAGGCGATCTACCGCTTCAAGGTTTCGCTGTTCTGGCCGTCGATCATCGGCGTGGTGGTGCTGTACTCGCTGATCTTCCTTGGCCAGTCCTACCCGATCACCCTGCCGGAGTCGGTACTGGGCCTGGGGCCGAAGGCGCAGTGGATCATCCTGTTGTTCAGCTATGCCGGCATCGCCTCGCTGTTGCCGGTCTGGGTGCTGTTGCAGCCGCGCGATTACATCAACGGGCTGCAGTTGTTCGTCGGCCTCGGCCTGGTGTACGCCGCGGTGCTGTTCTCCGCGCCCGAGATCGTCGCCCCGGCGATCAATCACGATGTGCCCGCGGGCACGCCGGGCATCGTGCCGCTGCTGTTCGTCACCATCGCCTGCGGCGCGATCAGCGGTTTCCACGGACTGGTCGCCTCCGGCACCAGCTCCAAGCAGCTCGACAAGGAGACCGATGCGCGCTTCGTCGGCTATTTCGGTGCGGTCGGCGAGGGCATGTTGGCGCTGGCGGCGATCATCGCCTGCACGGCCGGCTTCGCGACGCTCGGTGAGTGGCAGGGCGTCTACGAGAAGTTCGGCTCCGGTGGCGTGGTCGCCTTCGTCAACGGCGGTGGCCAGATTCTCGCCAATGGCCTCGGTCTCGACTCCGGACTGGGCAGCACCATCCTGTCGGTGATGGCGATCCTGTTCGCGGCCACCACCATGGACACCGGCCTGCGCCTGCAGCGCTACGTGGTGCAGGAAGCGGCCGAGATCGCCGGCATCAAGCCAATGCAGAAGGGCTGGATCGCCACGCTGATCGCGCTGGGCTTCTGCCTTGCGCTGGCCTTCGGTGCCGGCGGCGACGGTTCCGGTGGCATGGTCATCTGGCCGCTGTTCGGCACCACCAACCAATTGCTGGCCGGCCTGACCTTGTCGATCCTGTCGGTGATCCTGATCAAGCTGCGCCGGCCGGCGTGGTTCACCGCGATTCCACTGGTGTTTCTGCTGGTGATGTCGGTACTGGCCCTGCTGGTGCAGCTCAAGCAGTTCTACGAGGCCGAGAACTGGCTGCTGCTGGGCATGGACATCGTGATCCTGGTCGCCGCGTTGTGGGTGGCGCTCGAGGCGGCGATGGCGATGGCGCGCGGCGCCGAGGGCACCGCCACTGTCACCGAGGGCGGGTCGCGCTGA
- a CDS encoding S9 family peptidase: protein MSLRHAVLPLLVAATLPFASLLAASSSAFAAERGFDIRDLASIDRFSSPSLSPDGRHIVFAKREADLEANKAGSSLWIRDLFARDAAPPKQLTPEGWNVNSPAFSPDGSKVYFLSGKSGSSQLYSIDVRGGKPRQLTDFPVDIGGFRISPDGSRVAFNAEAFPDCGSDLACNKARLDERAESKQSGVVYDSLFVRHWDTWKDGRLNRVFVARLEGMRGGKPATTANLVGADLLANVPSKPFGDSSEYTWAPDGQSLVMSARLANREEPWSTNFDLYQVDADGNGTARNLTEANKAWDTGAVFSADGGTLYYTAMKRPGFEADRFGLMAMDMATGATREIAPGWDRSAGGITLSADGTTIYTAVDDMGEHPLFAIDIASGDVRKLVGEGSVSSVQAAGPTLAFTRASLHTGSVVYAATPEGESLRALTPSAGEMLPEVKFGDFEQFSFKGWNGETVHGYVVKPWNHEEGRKYPVAFIIHGGPQGSFGNGWSYRWNPQTYAGQGYAVVMIDFHGSTGYGQAFTDSISGDWGGKPLVDLQKGWVAAQEKYGFLDGDRACALGASYGGYMINWIAGNWFDSNGNSPWKCLVNHDGVFDTRSMGYVTEELWFTEWENGGTPYDVPANYEKFNPVNHVSKWKVPMLVVQGEKDYRVPLDQGLSTFTALQRRGIESKLLYFPDENHWVLKGQNSVQWHDTVNDWLKQHIGD from the coding sequence ATGAGCCTTCGCCATGCCGTCCTGCCGCTGCTGGTCGCGGCAACGCTGCCATTCGCCAGCCTGCTTGCAGCCAGCAGTTCCGCCTTTGCCGCCGAGCGGGGTTTCGATATCCGCGATCTGGCCTCGATCGACCGGTTCTCCTCGCCGTCGCTGTCGCCGGATGGGCGCCACATCGTGTTCGCCAAGCGCGAGGCCGATCTGGAGGCGAACAAGGCCGGCTCCAGCCTGTGGATCCGTGATCTGTTCGCACGCGACGCGGCGCCGCCGAAGCAACTGACGCCTGAGGGCTGGAACGTCAACTCGCCGGCGTTCTCGCCCGATGGCAGCAAGGTCTATTTCCTGAGCGGCAAGTCCGGCAGTTCGCAGCTGTATTCGATCGACGTGCGTGGTGGCAAGCCGCGCCAGCTGACCGACTTTCCGGTCGACATCGGTGGCTTCAGGATCTCGCCGGACGGCAGCCGCGTTGCTTTCAATGCCGAAGCCTTTCCGGACTGTGGCAGCGATCTGGCCTGCAACAAGGCCCGCCTCGACGAGCGTGCGGAGTCGAAGCAGAGCGGCGTCGTGTACGACAGCCTGTTCGTCCGTCACTGGGATACCTGGAAGGACGGCCGCCTGAACCGTGTGTTCGTCGCCCGGCTGGAGGGGATGCGGGGCGGCAAGCCCGCCACCACGGCGAATCTGGTCGGGGCGGACCTGCTGGCCAACGTGCCGTCGAAACCGTTCGGCGACAGCAGCGAATACACCTGGGCACCGGATGGACAGTCGCTGGTGATGAGCGCGCGACTGGCCAACCGCGAAGAGCCCTGGTCGACCAACTTCGACCTCTACCAGGTCGATGCCGATGGCAACGGCACGGCGCGCAATCTGACCGAGGCCAACAAGGCCTGGGACACCGGCGCGGTATTCAGCGCCGACGGCGGCACCCTGTACTACACGGCGATGAAGCGTCCCGGCTTCGAGGCCGACCGTTTCGGCCTGATGGCGATGGACATGGCCACCGGCGCCACCCGCGAGATCGCCCCCGGCTGGGACCGTTCCGCCGGCGGGATCACCCTGTCAGCCGATGGCACGACGATCTACACCGCCGTCGATGACATGGGCGAGCATCCGCTGTTCGCGATCGACATCGCCAGCGGCGACGTCCGCAAGCTGGTCGGCGAGGGCAGCGTGTCGTCGGTACAGGCGGCAGGGCCGACCCTGGCCTTCACCCGCGCCAGCCTGCATACCGGCAGCGTCGTCTATGCCGCCACGCCGGAGGGTGAATCGCTGCGGGCACTGACGCCCAGTGCCGGCGAGATGCTGCCGGAAGTGAAATTCGGTGATTTCGAGCAGTTCAGCTTCAAGGGTTGGAACGGCGAGACCGTACACGGGTATGTGGTCAAGCCCTGGAACCATGAGGAAGGACGCAAGTATCCGGTCGCCTTCATCATTCACGGCGGCCCGCAGGGCAGCTTCGGCAACGGCTGGAGCTACCGCTGGAACCCGCAGACCTATGCCGGCCAGGGCTACGCAGTGGTGATGATCGACTTCCACGGCTCCACAGGCTATGGACAGGCGTTCACCGATTCGATCAGCGGCGACTGGGGCGGCAAGCCGCTGGTGGATCTGCAGAAGGGTTGGGTCGCAGCGCAGGAAAAGTACGGCTTCCTCGATGGCGACCGCGCCTGCGCACTCGGCGCCAGTTATGGCGGCTACATGATCAATTGGATTGCAGGCAATTGGTTCGACAGCAACGGCAACTCGCCGTGGAAGTGCCTGGTCAATCACGATGGCGTGTTCGATACCCGTTCGATGGGTTACGTGACCGAGGAGTTGTGGTTCACCGAATGGGAGAACGGCGGCACTCCGTACGACGTGCCGGCGAACTACGAGAAGTTCAACCCGGTCAACCACGTGTCGAAGTGGAAGGTGCCGATGCTGGTGGTGCAGGGCGAGAAGGACTACCGCGTCCCGCTCGACCAGGGATTGTCGACATTCACCGCGCTGCAGCGCCGCGGCATCGAGTCGAAGCTGCTGTACTTCCCGGACGAGAACCATTGGGTGCTCAAGGGGCAGAACAGCGTGCAGTGGCACGATACGGTCAACGACTGGCTGAAACAGCATATCGGCGACTGA